A portion of the Chromobacterium sp. IIBBL 290-4 genome contains these proteins:
- a CDS encoding type VI secretion system tube protein Hcp translates to MAFDAFLKIDGIPGESGDDKHKDWIEIQSFKHKIEQPAQVSASTAGGATAERVNHDMFEITHFLDKSSPKIYEACCTGKHIKEITIELCRSGGDKQTYMVVKMEQVLISKVEPQGSANDAGFPGEKVSFSYGKIKWTYTQQKRADGQGGGNVSAGWDLTANKTIA, encoded by the coding sequence ATGGCTTTTGATGCATTCCTGAAGATTGATGGCATTCCGGGCGAGAGCGGCGACGACAAGCACAAAGACTGGATCGAAATCCAGTCCTTCAAGCACAAGATCGAACAGCCGGCTCAGGTTTCCGCCAGCACCGCCGGCGGCGCCACCGCCGAACGCGTGAACCACGACATGTTCGAAATCACCCACTTCCTGGACAAGTCCAGCCCGAAGATCTACGAAGCTTGCTGCACCGGCAAGCACATCAAAGAGATCACCATCGAGCTGTGCCGTTCGGGCGGCGACAAGCAAACCTATATGGTCGTCAAGATGGAACAAGTCTTGATCTCCAAGGTTGAGCCGCAAGGTTCCGCCAACGACGCCGGCTTCCCGGGCGAAAAGGTGAGCTTCAGCTACGGCAAGATCAAGTGGACCTACACCCAGCAGAAGCGTGCCGACGGCCAAGGCGGCGGCAACGTCAGCGCCGGTTGGGACCTCACCGCGAACAAGACCATCGCCTAA
- a CDS encoding OmpA family protein, which yields MKRLFSALLVSLLCSACVTTPKADSTTSQAEAAAANDPKVQAAKQAAVNYAADATLIPFEKMSAKLTPVGEAQLDLLVPKLKTAKSIVIRGHCYRRDIGNAKAAAQARAASVRQYLLVAGVPSSKIDVRYDTERSLHGVRLVVAD from the coding sequence ATGAAACGTTTGTTCAGCGCCTTGCTTGTCTCCTTGTTGTGCTCTGCTTGCGTCACCACTCCGAAAGCGGACTCGACCACTAGCCAGGCTGAAGCGGCTGCCGCCAACGATCCCAAAGTACAAGCCGCAAAACAGGCCGCGGTCAATTACGCCGCCGACGCCACGCTGATTCCGTTTGAAAAAATGAGCGCCAAGCTCACCCCGGTAGGCGAAGCCCAGCTTGATCTGCTGGTGCCCAAGCTGAAAACCGCCAAATCCATCGTCATCCGCGGCCATTGCTATCGCCGCGATATCGGCAACGCCAAGGCCGCCGCCCAAGCGCGCGCCGCCAGCGTTCGCCAATACCTGCTGGTGGCCGGCGTGCCGTCCAGCAAGATCGATGTCCGCTACGACACCGAGCGTTCGCTGCATGGCGTCCGCCTGGTTGTGGCCGACTGA
- a CDS encoding type VI secretion system Vgr family protein, with protein MDLSSLLASFASAFTQDRRQLSLSLGDGSIAAEQLLPLTLDGEEGVSRPYRFALSCLSPDGAIELKTLLGQSARIGIADAQGGETLRCGVVSQAELVGADGGFAKYRLSIEPPFALLRHRRTSRVFQDLTVPQIVQQILQEHQAANPAFARGQALELHIGHADPRSYCLQYRESDYDFIVRLLHEEGYAWRFEHVDGDTPQVKLVVFDDVYSLPPAEVERVRFHRADATEDEDGLTHWQSRRQIVPGNVALATFDYQPVSTQHGADQSRIEQGKDGAALQSSLQDYDPQGLYYAGDGEQLSRYAQLRQQAHDLQAKQFEGGGAIRGLAAGQWFRLDDHPAHETDSPENREFVVTGQTLQARNNLPQDLAKQLSLAAPGLLAAGLATGLSTDAAPFGPTATSNASFPSPLAGEGQGERGSPFTTRIQAQRRGIPLTPAYAGTDRAKPTSLGVQTATVVGPASPTDQTADEIYTDAQGRIKVQFHWQRPDEHPSIGAGLDDKSSCWLRVAMPSAGAGFGHQFVPRIGQEVLVDFIEGDIDRPVITGVLYNGSHATPDFSGAGALPANKTLSGIKSKEHQGGGYNELLFDDTPGEVRAKLSSEPGKTQLNQGFLTHPRSNGKAQPRGDGFELRTDSHGAIRAAHGLLLSTEAQNGAGGKQLAREHAQSQLDAALSLSQALAETAAGQLADTMETGPEEIGPDNAKAAKKPDGHLQHHVDALKAWEAGSNTDKDGKTAKEQAGQQPLLILSGPAGIASLTEQSQTVSAGANLNLVAQRDANHTTGRRWIHNVGQHISLFVAGVKDKVALKLIAAKGKVQVQAQSDAMELTADKDVTITSAKQKILINAKQEILLTSGGAYIRLKDGKIELHAPGTVSIKGASHNFSGPDQMNPPLPRFPNTVCKQCMAQAFSQANPLVAAK; from the coding sequence ATGGACCTTAGCAGCCTCCTCGCCAGTTTCGCCTCCGCCTTTACCCAGGACCGCCGCCAGCTGAGCCTGTCGCTCGGCGACGGCAGCATCGCCGCCGAACAGCTGCTGCCGCTGACGCTGGACGGCGAGGAAGGCGTGTCCCGGCCCTATCGCTTTGCCCTGAGCTGCCTGTCGCCGGACGGCGCCATCGAACTCAAGACCCTGCTCGGCCAGAGCGCCCGCATCGGCATCGCCGACGCCCAGGGCGGCGAGACGCTGCGCTGCGGCGTGGTCAGCCAGGCCGAGCTGGTGGGCGCCGACGGCGGCTTCGCCAAGTACCGGCTCAGCATCGAACCGCCGTTCGCGCTATTGCGCCACCGCCGCACCTCGCGAGTGTTCCAGGACCTGACGGTGCCGCAGATCGTCCAGCAGATCTTGCAGGAACATCAGGCCGCCAACCCGGCCTTCGCCCGCGGCCAGGCGCTGGAGCTGCACATCGGCCACGCCGATCCGCGCAGCTACTGCCTGCAATACCGCGAAAGCGATTACGACTTCATCGTCCGCCTGCTGCACGAAGAAGGCTACGCCTGGCGTTTCGAGCATGTGGACGGCGACACGCCCCAGGTTAAGCTGGTGGTGTTCGATGATGTTTACAGCCTGCCGCCGGCCGAGGTGGAACGCGTGCGCTTTCATCGCGCCGACGCCACCGAAGATGAAGACGGCCTGACCCACTGGCAAAGCCGTCGCCAGATCGTCCCCGGCAATGTGGCGCTGGCCACCTTCGACTACCAGCCGGTGTCCACCCAGCACGGCGCGGACCAGAGCCGCATCGAACAAGGCAAGGACGGCGCGGCACTGCAATCCAGCCTGCAAGACTACGACCCGCAAGGGCTCTACTACGCCGGCGATGGCGAACAGCTGAGCCGCTACGCCCAACTGCGCCAGCAGGCGCACGATCTGCAGGCCAAGCAATTCGAAGGCGGCGGCGCCATCCGCGGCCTGGCCGCCGGCCAATGGTTCCGCCTGGACGACCATCCGGCGCACGAAACCGACAGCCCCGAGAACCGCGAATTCGTGGTCACCGGCCAGACGCTGCAAGCGCGCAACAACCTGCCGCAGGACCTGGCCAAACAGCTGAGCCTGGCCGCACCGGGGCTGCTGGCCGCCGGACTCGCCACGGGATTGAGCACCGATGCCGCGCCCTTTGGCCCCACCGCCACCTCCAACGCCTCGTTCCCCTCTCCCCTCGCGGGAGAGGGGCAGGGGGAGAGGGGGAGCCCCTTCACCACCCGCATCCAGGCCCAGCGCCGCGGCATCCCGCTGACCCCGGCCTACGCCGGCACGGATCGCGCCAAGCCCACCTCGCTCGGCGTGCAAACCGCCACCGTGGTCGGCCCGGCCAGCCCGACAGACCAGACCGCCGACGAGATCTACACCGATGCCCAGGGCCGCATCAAGGTGCAATTCCACTGGCAACGGCCGGACGAGCACCCGAGCATAGGCGCCGGTCTGGACGACAAATCCTCCTGCTGGCTGCGCGTGGCCATGCCGAGCGCGGGCGCCGGTTTCGGCCATCAGTTCGTTCCGCGCATCGGCCAGGAAGTGCTGGTCGACTTCATCGAAGGCGACATCGACCGCCCGGTGATCACCGGCGTGCTGTACAACGGCAGCCACGCCACGCCGGACTTCAGCGGCGCAGGCGCGCTGCCGGCCAACAAGACCCTGTCCGGCATCAAATCCAAAGAACACCAGGGCGGCGGCTACAACGAGCTGCTGTTCGACGACACTCCCGGCGAAGTACGCGCCAAGCTCAGCAGCGAACCGGGCAAGACCCAGCTCAACCAAGGCTTCCTGACCCACCCGCGCAGCAACGGCAAAGCCCAGCCGCGCGGCGACGGTTTCGAACTGCGCACCGACAGCCACGGCGCCATCCGCGCCGCCCACGGCCTGCTGCTGTCGACCGAAGCGCAAAACGGCGCCGGCGGCAAACAGCTGGCGCGCGAACATGCGCAAAGCCAGCTGGACGCCGCGCTCAGCCTCAGCCAGGCGCTGGCGGAAACCGCCGCCGGCCAGCTGGCCGACACCATGGAAACCGGCCCCGAGGAAATCGGCCCGGACAACGCCAAAGCGGCCAAGAAGCCCGATGGCCACCTGCAGCACCACGTCGACGCGCTGAAAGCCTGGGAAGCCGGCAGCAACACCGACAAAGACGGCAAAACCGCGAAAGAGCAAGCCGGCCAGCAGCCGCTGCTGATCCTGTCCGGCCCGGCCGGCATCGCGTCTTTGACAGAACAAAGCCAAACCGTTTCCGCCGGCGCCAACCTGAACCTCGTCGCCCAACGCGACGCCAACCACACCACCGGCCGGCGCTGGATCCACAACGTGGGCCAGCACATCAGCCTGTTCGTGGCCGGAGTGAAAGACAAGGTGGCGCTGAAGCTGATCGCCGCCAAAGGCAAAGTGCAAGTGCAGGCGCAGAGCGACGCCATGGAGCTGACGGCGGATAAGGATGTAACCATCACCTCGGCCAAGCAAAAAATCCTGATCAACGCCAAGCAGGAAATTCTGTTGACCTCGGGCGGCGCTTACATTCGCCTGAAGGACGGCAAGATCGAGCTGCATGCGCCGGGCACTGTCAGCATCAAGGGGGCGAGCCATAACTTTAGCGGGCCGGATCAGATGAATCCGCCGTTGCCGCGCTTCCCCAATACTGTGTGCAAGCAATGCATGGCCCAGGCTTTCAGTCAGGCCAACCCGCTGGTGGCCGCCAAATGA
- a CDS encoding DUF4123 domain-containing protein → MKPQIVMTAPSPEAWLEMLLQTAKALELSWLDLIVDQAELGSRWQSRVAALHSPRMLLQGTPHAEAADEGPVLLRLDANQPQTRLLKLLRQWQGQPRVLALFSGWDYDQLAERLTLCMQASWDKGLQQGVLRYHDPRLFAAVVDALDEPRRQLLLEPAAQWHWLDRDGNARMLDAVAIQSLPPLEWRNDTLTLEQEHIDALSSWHLAETWRQNHLLVPESYGLDSEEEMIRRLALAHQAADKAKLWSEVERLPLVERYLGQEPA, encoded by the coding sequence ATGAAACCGCAAATAGTGATGACCGCTCCCAGCCCGGAGGCTTGGCTGGAGATGCTGCTGCAGACGGCAAAAGCCTTGGAGCTGTCATGGTTGGACCTGATTGTCGATCAAGCCGAGCTGGGTTCGCGTTGGCAAAGCCGAGTCGCCGCCCTGCATTCGCCGCGCATGTTGTTGCAAGGCACCCCGCATGCCGAGGCAGCCGACGAAGGTCCGGTTTTGCTGCGCCTGGACGCCAATCAGCCGCAAACGCGCTTGCTGAAGCTGTTGCGGCAATGGCAGGGCCAGCCGCGGGTACTGGCGCTGTTCAGTGGTTGGGACTACGACCAACTGGCCGAGCGGCTGACGCTGTGCATGCAGGCCTCCTGGGACAAAGGCTTGCAACAGGGCGTGCTGAGATATCACGACCCGCGTTTGTTCGCCGCCGTAGTGGACGCGCTGGATGAGCCGCGTCGCCAGTTGCTGCTGGAGCCGGCCGCGCAATGGCATTGGCTGGACCGCGACGGCAATGCCCGCATGCTGGATGCGGTGGCGATTCAGTCGCTGCCGCCGCTGGAGTGGAGGAATGACACGCTGACGCTGGAGCAGGAGCACATCGACGCCTTGAGCAGCTGGCATCTGGCGGAAACCTGGCGGCAAAACCATCTGCTGGTGCCGGAGAGTTATGGCCTGGATTCAGAGGAAGAGATGATTCGCCGGCTGGCCCTGGCCCATCAGGCCGCCGACAAAGCCAAGCTGTGGTCGGAGGTCGAGCGGCTGCCCTTGGTGGAGCGCTACCTTGGCCAGGAGCCGGCGTGA
- a CDS encoding DUF3304 domain-containing protein, whose protein sequence is MRRLFGFAAAWIWLSLSGCQSLAGEEKIGIPARVVNADKSIRIIWATFNGQGVSGGGGDECCMSIPEKWKPGMTAEITWKKDPRPKKNLDGSSPPQWKNGEPTREWDEWVRIHQSNYKTMSKTINVPKYGDTCGVTLVFLPCDDVRVILDCDQKREAFRNLPGGEMFDTELIRRLGGKQACQ, encoded by the coding sequence GTGAGGCGGCTATTCGGTTTTGCTGCAGCTTGGATATGGCTGAGCTTGAGCGGCTGCCAAAGCCTGGCTGGTGAGGAGAAGATTGGCATTCCAGCCAGAGTGGTGAATGCCGATAAAAGCATCCGGATTATTTGGGCCACCTTTAATGGGCAAGGGGTGAGTGGCGGCGGTGGAGATGAATGCTGCATGAGCATACCTGAAAAATGGAAGCCGGGCATGACGGCTGAGATTACTTGGAAAAAAGATCCGAGACCCAAAAAAAATCTAGATGGATCGTCCCCGCCACAATGGAAGAATGGTGAGCCGACTAGGGAATGGGACGAATGGGTGCGAATCCATCAGTCTAATTACAAGACAATGAGCAAAACTATCAATGTGCCAAAGTATGGTGATACTTGCGGCGTGACGCTTGTTTTTCTGCCATGTGATGATGTCAGAGTGATTCTAGATTGTGATCAGAAGCGTGAGGCTTTTCGCAATTTGCCAGGTGGGGAAATGTTTGACACAGAGTTGATTCGCCGTTTGGGTGGCAAGCAGGCCTGTCAGTAA
- a CDS encoding DUF3304 domain-containing protein, with translation MQKRWLTALILSMLALLAGCQSLAGEEMKGAPARVVNADKSIRVIWATFNSQGVSGGGGDECCINIPRKWQPGMTAEITWKKDPSPDKNPDGSAEPAWKNGMSTPEWREWMRIHKSSYKTLRKTINVPKYERTCGVSFIFLPCDDPRVIIDCDQDLAIMNNLPGGEKFDSELIRRLGGKQTCQ, from the coding sequence ATGCAAAAACGATGGTTGACCGCCTTGATTTTATCGATGCTGGCCTTGTTGGCCGGCTGCCAAAGCCTGGCCGGCGAGGAGATGAAAGGCGCTCCGGCTCGCGTTGTCAATGCCGATAAAAGCATCCGGGTTATTTGGGCCACCTTTAATAGCCAAGGGGTGAGTGGCGGCGGGGGAGATGAATGCTGCATCAATATCCCAAGGAAATGGCAACCAGGTATGACGGCCGAGATTACTTGGAAAAAAGACCCGAGCCCGGATAAAAATCCAGATGGATCGGCTGAACCTGCTTGGAAAAATGGAATGTCAACTCCAGAATGGCGTGAATGGATGCGTATTCATAAGTCAAGCTACAAGACACTGAGAAAAACTATCAATGTGCCAAAGTATGAGAGAACATGTGGAGTATCATTTATATTTCTCCCATGCGACGACCCAAGGGTGATTATTGACTGTGATCAAGATCTAGCAATTATGAATAATTTGCCGGGTGGGGAAAAATTCGACTCAGAGTTGATTCGCCGTCTGGGTGGCAAACAGACCTGTCAGTAA
- a CDS encoding DUF3304 domain-containing protein, whose product MQKRWLTALILSMLALLAGCQSLAGEEMKGVPARVVNADKSIRIIWATFNGQGVSGGGGDECCINIPKKWQPGMTAEITWKKDPSPKKNPDGSSPPPWKNGEPTREWDEWMRVHQENYKTMNKIINVPKYDRTCGVTFIFLPCDDPRVIIDCDQDLAIMNNLPGGEKFDSELIRRLGGRQSCR is encoded by the coding sequence ATGCAAAAACGATGGTTGACCGCCTTGATTTTATCGATGCTGGCCTTGTTGGCCGGCTGTCAAAGTCTGGCGGGCGAGGAGATGAAAGGTGTTCCGGCTAGAGTAGTGAATGCCGATAAAAGTATCCGGATTATTTGGGCCACCTTTAATGGGCAAGGGGTGAGTGGCGGCGGTGGAGATGAGTGCTGCATCAATATCCCAAAGAAATGGCAACCAGGTATGACTGCTGAGATAACATGGAAAAAAGACCCCAGTCCTAAAAAAAACCCAGATGGGTCATCGCCTCCACCTTGGAAAAATGGTGAGCCAACTCGTGAGTGGGATGAGTGGATGAGAGTTCATCAGGAAAATTATAAGACAATGAATAAAATAATAAATGTCCCTAAATATGATCGAACTTGTGGTGTGACCTTTATATTTCTACCATGCGACGATCCAAGGGTGATTATTGACTGTGATCAAGATCTAGCAATTATGAATAATTTGCCGGGTGGGGAAAAATTCGACTCAGAGTTGATTCGTCGTTTGGGCGGGAGGCAATCATGTCGGTAA
- a CDS encoding DUF2235 domain-containing protein has translation MSVSLAPAYPSAGYFPAEVSTVLKQRRLQQQEIAESCMAERAEGKPAPCSQVLNISLFFDGTNNHGDSDDKASPVSSSNVRRLFHATIGDAKTIASGYFKHYMQGVGTTFKEIKENGPSSSGLSFATGGERRILWGLTRLIDSLQRAVGIGKYDDDKALGVIQKMEFTYEEAENGLKVKKPTSLSDRQAAMQEGMAEVLNKLAQPDFKPQVLKIKLCVYGFSRGAAEARAFLWRLNEQMPDETFFGIPLEVKFLGIFDTVASVGLTELAPGAKGHFDWADGTMALPDKAWLQHCEHMVSAHEQRLCFPLDSVGNSASGGYPSCVKGEWVYPGMHSDVGGGYPPNDQGKARGEQGLLLSQLPLNHMYWLAFDAGAPLKINAEALTEGTAADKAKLALLQKQEPWRFLDDDTIKLFRVLPELKTRFNSWCTASKASGSLTAILQEQTAQINAWRIERYAGGLQGRGGQGQQNADYFKYAQSQRETPSWAIDQEKAAWSRQSRKGSASEVAMEPPTSGVYSTQDKRFVQVPIPQDKLSEMDKAYIGKPFTPNLSKEYEPTQDGTQLQVGAKDFSDDYQGKISVELNPVGWLVTLFSAVSRPFSKDCTGKERALLIDKSEKLYPDVKVDTALMALYDEHVHDSRAWFMYSALGKLEPHGSYWRYRTIFFVHDDNKKLICESTEANEALEKELQRREQVKAFTQR, from the coding sequence ATGTCGGTAAGCTTGGCGCCAGCCTACCCTAGCGCAGGGTATTTCCCCGCCGAAGTTTCAACAGTCTTAAAGCAGCGCCGTTTGCAACAACAGGAAATTGCAGAAAGTTGTATGGCGGAAAGGGCCGAAGGGAAGCCTGCGCCTTGCAGTCAAGTATTGAACATTAGCCTGTTTTTTGATGGCACGAATAATCACGGCGATTCCGATGACAAGGCTAGCCCTGTTAGTAGTAGTAATGTGCGACGCCTTTTTCATGCAACCATAGGGGATGCAAAAACAATTGCTAGTGGTTATTTTAAGCACTACATGCAGGGCGTAGGGACTACATTTAAAGAAATCAAGGAAAATGGCCCTTCCTCATCCGGCCTGAGTTTTGCGACTGGCGGCGAGCGGCGCATTCTATGGGGCTTGACCCGGCTGATCGACTCGCTGCAAAGAGCGGTGGGCATCGGTAAATATGATGATGACAAAGCCTTGGGTGTCATCCAGAAAATGGAATTCACCTATGAAGAGGCGGAAAACGGCCTGAAGGTGAAAAAGCCCACCAGCCTGTCAGATCGGCAAGCCGCCATGCAGGAGGGCATGGCTGAAGTCCTGAACAAGCTGGCCCAGCCGGACTTCAAACCGCAGGTGCTGAAGATCAAGCTGTGCGTTTACGGCTTTTCGCGTGGGGCGGCCGAGGCGCGCGCCTTTTTGTGGCGGCTGAACGAACAGATGCCCGACGAGACCTTCTTCGGCATCCCGTTGGAGGTGAAATTTCTCGGAATATTCGATACCGTGGCCTCGGTGGGCCTGACCGAGCTGGCGCCGGGCGCCAAGGGCCACTTCGACTGGGCCGATGGCACCATGGCGCTGCCGGACAAGGCCTGGTTGCAACACTGCGAGCATATGGTCAGCGCCCATGAGCAGCGGCTGTGCTTTCCCTTGGACTCCGTCGGCAACAGCGCCTCCGGCGGCTACCCAAGTTGCGTCAAGGGCGAATGGGTGTATCCCGGCATGCATAGCGATGTCGGCGGCGGCTACCCGCCCAATGACCAGGGCAAGGCGCGCGGCGAGCAGGGCCTGTTGTTGTCGCAGCTGCCGCTGAATCATATGTACTGGCTGGCGTTTGATGCCGGCGCGCCCTTGAAGATCAATGCCGAAGCCTTGACCGAGGGCACCGCCGCGGACAAGGCGAAACTGGCGTTGCTGCAGAAGCAGGAGCCGTGGAGATTTTTAGATGACGATACGATTAAACTATTCCGAGTGCTGCCAGAGCTCAAAACAAGGTTCAACTCCTGGTGCACCGCCTCCAAAGCTTCCGGCTCGCTGACCGCCATCCTGCAGGAGCAAACCGCCCAGATCAACGCCTGGCGCATCGAGCGCTACGCGGGGGGCCTGCAAGGCCGGGGCGGGCAGGGCCAGCAGAACGCCGATTATTTCAAATACGCGCAATCGCAACGCGAGACGCCGTCCTGGGCCATAGATCAGGAGAAAGCAGCCTGGAGCCGGCAAAGCCGCAAGGGCAGCGCCAGCGAGGTGGCGATGGAGCCGCCGACTAGCGGAGTCTACTCGACACAGGACAAGCGATTCGTGCAAGTGCCGATTCCGCAGGACAAGTTGAGCGAGATGGACAAGGCCTATATCGGCAAGCCATTCACCCCCAATCTGTCCAAAGAATATGAGCCGACGCAGGACGGCACCCAGTTGCAAGTGGGTGCCAAAGATTTCAGCGATGACTACCAGGGCAAAATCAGCGTGGAGCTGAACCCGGTAGGCTGGCTGGTGACCTTGTTCTCAGCTGTATCACGGCCTTTTAGCAAGGATTGCACCGGCAAGGAGCGGGCTTTGCTGATAGACAAGAGCGAAAAACTCTACCCGGATGTGAAGGTCGATACAGCATTGATGGCGCTATACGACGAACATGTGCATGACTCGCGCGCCTGGTTCATGTATTCGGCGCTGGGCAAATTGGAACCGCATGGCTCGTATTGGCGCTATCGCACGATTTTCTTTGTCCACGACGATAACAAGAAGCTGATTTGCGAATCGACAGAAGCCAATGAAGCCTTGGAAAAAGAGTTGCAGCGTAGGGAACAGGTGAAGGCTTTTACTCAGCGATGA
- the tssF gene encoding type VI secretion system baseplate subunit TssF, protein MLESLLPYYERELGQLRELSGEFARRYPKIAGRLQMEGDQCADPHTERLIEAFALLASRIHKKLDDDYPEVAESFLDVLYPHYLQPIPSATIVQFECDPARPEIAKRYCVERGQAVHAPAINGVVCKFRSAYPVDLYPLSLKDARLELTSGSPYLRQLAPDAAALLTLECHTHGGLALNSIGLTSLRFFLDGEPALMHLLYELLLSQVLRVRVGDGSDDPSRTITLPAKAIRPVGFGRDEGMLEYDERSFMGYRLLTEYFCYPEKFLFIDIAELDKAAARLNGEKLVLQLALGDYPDSERHHRLLTQLQPQHLKLGCTPVVNLFNQPGEPIRVSHQKSGYSVLADGRKQQAYEVIQIRKVVRVEKSGEGESSEEVPPFYATRHGSEREAPRFYWHASREGSPRAGDKGTDLELHLVDLQFNAVRPAAEVLSLDLLCSNRDLPEQIPFGGSQATQRTDFALPGHSVVKRVRLLRKPSASQRSPLGRAVQWRLISHLSLNYMSIVDSGVAALQEMLALYNLTGSPVNVRQIQGVVGIHSEAAVTRVTGRDFAGFVRGSDIRLKLDADYYVGGSVYLFASVLERFFALYCAPNSFTRLKVETVQQNQEVAAWPARAGEALVI, encoded by the coding sequence ATGCTTGAATCCTTACTCCCCTACTACGAACGCGAATTAGGCCAGCTGCGCGAGCTGTCCGGCGAGTTCGCGCGCCGCTATCCCAAGATCGCCGGCCGGCTGCAGATGGAAGGCGACCAGTGCGCCGACCCGCACACCGAGCGGCTGATCGAGGCGTTCGCGCTGCTGGCTTCGCGCATCCACAAGAAGCTGGACGACGATTATCCCGAGGTGGCGGAGAGCTTCCTCGATGTGCTGTATCCGCATTATCTGCAGCCGATTCCATCCGCCACCATCGTGCAGTTCGAGTGCGATCCGGCGCGGCCGGAGATCGCCAAGCGCTATTGCGTGGAGCGCGGCCAGGCGGTGCATGCGCCGGCCATCAACGGCGTGGTGTGCAAGTTCCGCAGCGCCTACCCGGTGGACCTGTATCCGCTGTCTTTGAAAGACGCGCGGCTGGAGCTGACCAGCGGCTCGCCCTATCTGCGCCAGCTGGCGCCGGACGCGGCGGCCTTGTTGACGCTGGAGTGCCACACCCACGGCGGCCTGGCGCTGAACAGCATTGGTTTGACATCCTTGCGCTTCTTCCTGGATGGCGAGCCGGCGTTGATGCATCTGCTGTACGAACTGCTGTTGTCGCAAGTGCTGCGCGTGCGCGTGGGCGATGGCAGCGACGATCCATCCCGGACCATCACCTTGCCGGCCAAGGCCATCCGCCCGGTGGGCTTCGGCCGCGACGAGGGCATGCTGGAGTATGACGAGCGCTCCTTCATGGGCTATAGGCTGCTGACCGAATACTTCTGCTATCCGGAAAAATTCCTGTTCATCGACATCGCCGAGCTGGACAAAGCCGCGGCGCGGCTGAACGGCGAAAAGCTGGTGTTGCAACTGGCGCTGGGCGATTACCCGGACAGCGAGCGCCATCACCGCTTGCTGACGCAGCTGCAGCCGCAGCATCTGAAGCTGGGCTGCACCCCGGTGGTGAATTTGTTCAATCAGCCGGGCGAACCGATCCGCGTCAGCCATCAGAAAAGCGGCTATTCCGTGCTGGCCGATGGCCGCAAGCAGCAGGCTTACGAAGTGATCCAGATCCGCAAAGTGGTACGGGTGGAGAAGTCCGGCGAAGGCGAAAGCAGCGAGGAAGTGCCGCCGTTCTACGCCACGCGCCACGGCAGCGAGCGCGAAGCGCCGCGTTTTTACTGGCATGCCAGCCGCGAAGGCTCGCCGCGCGCCGGCGACAAGGGCACCGATCTGGAGCTGCATCTGGTGGACTTGCAGTTCAATGCGGTGCGCCCGGCGGCGGAAGTGCTGAGCCTGGACCTGCTGTGCAGCAACCGCGATCTGCCGGAGCAGATTCCGTTTGGCGGCAGCCAGGCTACGCAGCGCACCGACTTCGCCCTGCCGGGCCACTCGGTAGTGAAGCGGGTGCGCCTGTTGCGCAAACCGTCCGCCAGCCAGCGCAGCCCGCTGGGCCGCGCGGTGCAGTGGCGGCTGATCTCGCATTTGTCGCTGAACTATATGTCCATCGTCGATTCCGGCGTGGCCGCGCTGCAGGAGATGCTGGCGTTGTACAACCTCACCGGTTCGCCGGTGAATGTGCGGCAGATCCAGGGCGTGGTGGGCATTCATAGCGAGGCGGCGGTGACGCGCGTCACCGGCCGCGATTTTGCCGGCTTCGTGCGCGGCAGCGATATCCGGCTGAAGCTGGATGCCGATTACTACGTGGGCGGCAGTGTTTACCTGTTCGCCTCGGTGCTGGAGCGTTTCTTCGCGCTGTATTGCGCGCCCAATAGCTTTACCCGCCTGAAGGTGGAAACCGTGCAACAGAATCAGGAGGTGGCGGCATGGCCAGCCCGAGCAGGCGAAGCCCTCGTGATCTGA